Proteins encoded within one genomic window of Columba livia isolate bColLiv1 breed racing homer chromosome 1, bColLiv1.pat.W.v2, whole genome shotgun sequence:
- the MICU2 gene encoding calcium uptake protein 2, mitochondrial: MLLVHFFGKEGKEKLRYSEFFRFMENLQTEVQEMEFIKFSKGLNVMRKEDFAEWLLYFTDEENNEIYWQNVRDRIETGENISLEEFKTFCKFTNNLEDFSIAMQMFTVANRPVKRAEFKRAVKVATGQELSDNVLDTIFKIFDLDGDDCLSHGEFLGVLRNRIHRGLRVPQQQGIQGYWKCVKRESIKGAKEVWKQTGKSPF, translated from the exons ATGTTGCTGGTAcatttctttggaaaagaaggaaaggaaaaacttcGCTATTCTGAgtttttcag ATTCATGGAAAATCTGCAAACAGAAGTCCAAGAAATGGAATTCATAAAGTTCTCAAAGGGTTTGAACGTCATGAGAAAAGAAGACTTTGCAGAATGGTTACTGTACTTCACTGATGAGGAAAACAATGAAATTTACTGGCAGAATGTGAGAGACAGAATTGAGACTGGCGAG AATATCAGTTTGGAAGAATTCAAGACTTTTTGCAAGTTTACAAATAACCTGGAGGACTTTTCTATTGCCATGCAGATGTTTACTGTAGCCAATCGTCCTGTTAAACGGG CCGAGTTCAAGAGAGCAGTGAAGGTGGCAACAGGACAAGAACTCTCAGATAATGTTCTGGATACCATCTTCAAGATTTTTGATCTAGATGGAGATGACTGCCTCAGCCATGGAGAGTTTCTTGGAGTCCTGAGAAACCGAATTCATCGAGGTTTGAGG GTACCACAACAGCAAGGCATTCAAGGTTACTGGAAGTGCgtgaaaagagaaagcattaaAGGAGCCAAAGAAGTGTGGAAGCAAACTGGGAAAAGTCCTTTTTAA